One genomic segment of Paenibacillus durus includes these proteins:
- a CDS encoding DNA alkylation repair protein: MNVEMVMRELEALGKERTKKIYSSNGAHEPLFGVATGAMKPIFKKTKINQPLAEQLYATGNYDAMYFAGIIADPNAMTEADFDRWMDAAYFYMLSDYVVAVTLAEADIAQEVADKWIASGEELRMSAGWSCYCWLLGSRPDDEFSESKLAGMLEMVKNTIHDSPERTKYAMNNFLYTVAVSYVPLHDKACETARTVGAVEVNKDKAKSKLLHAYENIQKAVDKGQVGFKRKHVRC; this comes from the coding sequence ATGAATGTAGAAATGGTCATGCGGGAGCTTGAAGCGCTCGGCAAGGAACGAACCAAGAAAATATACAGCTCGAATGGCGCGCACGAACCGCTTTTTGGCGTGGCTACCGGCGCAATGAAGCCTATCTTCAAGAAAACTAAAATAAATCAGCCTCTGGCTGAGCAGCTTTACGCCACAGGGAATTACGACGCCATGTATTTTGCCGGCATCATAGCCGACCCCAATGCAATGACGGAAGCCGATTTTGACCGATGGATGGATGCGGCTTATTTTTATATGCTGTCCGATTATGTAGTTGCAGTAACCTTGGCCGAAGCGGATATTGCACAAGAAGTTGCCGATAAATGGATCGCGAGCGGTGAAGAGCTGAGAATGTCAGCGGGCTGGAGCTGTTACTGCTGGCTGCTCGGCAGCCGACCGGACGATGAATTTTCCGAAAGCAAACTTGCCGGTATGCTTGAGATGGTGAAAAATACGATTCATGATTCACCAGAACGCACTAAATACGCAATGAACAACTTTTTATACACAGTGGCGGTATCCTATGTGCCTCTTCATGATAAAGCGTGTGAGACCGCAAGGACTGTAGGCGCTGTAGAAGTCAATAAGGATAAGGCCAAAAGCAAACTTCTTCACGCTTACGAAAATATTCAAAAGGCAGTCGACAAAGGGCAGGTTGGTTTTAAACGCAAGCATGTAAGATGTTGA
- a CDS encoding UPF0158 family protein, whose protein sequence is MRSKKKRKKWIFSDHELVSIEQDDQFYFIAGYTEGGAPYGVTWEKYEAQSALALENRISEGESQMKELILLEHQLKDLIETYDMYMDGIEHFLNIDTGEIVMLNSFDKDDEDEALSEAIEEGFNEIYFRIPSRESHEGYMDMEDFADTVPNEKLRAKLFNVLSGGKKIFRRFKDTLSSDARELDRYYQFVESRNKERVLDWLESIDVSLKVSVGNGDLNL, encoded by the coding sequence ATGAGAAGTAAGAAGAAGAGAAAGAAGTGGATCTTTTCAGATCATGAATTAGTTTCCATTGAGCAAGATGATCAGTTTTATTTTATTGCCGGCTATACGGAAGGTGGAGCTCCTTATGGGGTGACGTGGGAGAAGTATGAGGCTCAATCAGCCCTTGCCTTGGAGAATAGAATTAGCGAAGGAGAATCTCAAATGAAGGAGTTGATTCTTTTGGAACATCAGCTTAAGGATCTCATAGAGACCTATGATATGTATATGGATGGAATAGAGCATTTCTTGAATATCGATACTGGTGAAATTGTTATGCTAAACTCGTTTGACAAGGACGATGAAGATGAAGCGTTAAGTGAAGCCATTGAAGAAGGGTTTAATGAAATATATTTCCGAATCCCCAGTCGCGAATCTCATGAGGGGTATATGGATATGGAGGATTTTGCTGATACAGTACCAAACGAGAAATTAAGGGCCAAGCTGTTTAACGTATTGAGTGGCGGGAAGAAAATATTCCGAAGATTCAAGGACACATTATCCTCGGATGCCCGTGAATTGGATCGTTATTATCAATTTGTGGAAAGCAGAAATAAAGAACGTGTCCTGGATTGGTTAGAATCCATAGACGTTAGTCTGAAGGTAAGTGTTGGAAATGGCGATTTAAACCTTTAA
- a CDS encoding alpha-amylase family glycosyl hydrolase encodes MAVNSRTAYTVNLRSLWVSSNRENPHLRDEVYEMMLWWLDKGVDGFRMDVINFLSKVPELPDGEVVEGYSYGNGFPYFMNGPQIHTYLREMHDHVLSKHEVVTVGETLGATVDEAKLYTGKERHELDMVFQFDHVTLGYGKYGRWSVEDWKLTELKEIFSRWQYGLEEDGWNSLYWNNHDQPRAVSTFGNDNEEYRVVSAKMLGVCLHLQKGSPFIYQGEELGMTNVQFPEIGSYKDIETMNGYRDYCSSGLIPHDEMMKAIHKRSRDNARTPMQWNSSLHGGFTTGEPWIKLNPNYPVINAEQSLADPDSVFYFYKKLIKLRKENEIVVYGKFDEILEENEEIFAYTRTLKEKVWLVVCNFTAGTPVFILPERYAAYSLEEWVLGNYQEDLNRSIHEFELKPYEAAVISLKAR; translated from the coding sequence ATGGCCGTCAATAGCAGGACAGCTTACACCGTCAACCTCCGGTCATTATGGGTTAGCAGTAACAGGGAGAATCCGCATTTGCGTGATGAAGTGTACGAAATGATGCTCTGGTGGCTGGATAAAGGCGTGGACGGCTTTCGCATGGATGTTATCAATTTTCTTTCCAAAGTTCCAGAATTGCCGGATGGTGAAGTTGTGGAAGGATATAGCTACGGTAACGGCTTCCCCTATTTTATGAACGGTCCGCAAATCCATACGTACTTGCGGGAGATGCACGATCACGTCTTGTCGAAGCATGAAGTGGTAACTGTCGGCGAAACGTTAGGGGCTACGGTCGACGAAGCCAAACTCTATACGGGAAAAGAGCGTCACGAACTGGACATGGTATTTCAGTTTGATCACGTAACGTTGGGCTACGGTAAATACGGAAGATGGTCTGTTGAAGACTGGAAGCTAACCGAGTTGAAGGAGATTTTTAGCAGATGGCAATATGGGCTTGAAGAGGATGGATGGAACAGTCTTTATTGGAACAATCACGATCAGCCCCGGGCAGTTTCTACTTTTGGCAATGACAACGAGGAATACCGGGTCGTTTCAGCAAAAATGCTGGGGGTATGCCTGCATCTGCAGAAAGGAAGTCCTTTCATTTACCAGGGCGAAGAGTTGGGCATGACGAATGTTCAGTTCCCCGAAATCGGTTCCTACAAGGATATAGAAACCATGAACGGCTATCGGGATTATTGTTCAAGTGGACTTATTCCGCATGACGAAATGATGAAGGCCATTCACAAGAGAAGCAGAGACAATGCTCGTACTCCCATGCAATGGAATAGCAGCCTGCATGGAGGATTTACGACTGGAGAACCGTGGATTAAATTGAATCCGAATTACCCTGTCATTAATGCGGAGCAATCGCTGGCCGATCCAGATTCAGTTTTTTACTTTTACAAAAAGCTTATTAAGCTCCGTAAGGAAAATGAAATTGTTGTCTATGGAAAATTCGATGAGATTCTGGAAGAAAATGAGGAAATCTTTGCCTATACCCGAACTCTGAAGGAAAAGGTATGGCTTGTTGTGTGCAATTTTACCGCAGGCACACCAGTATTCATCTTACCTGAACGCTATGCAGCTTATTCTTTGGAAGAGTGGGTTCTTGGGAATTATCAGGAGGATTTAAACCGGTCCATCCATGAATTTGAACTAAAGCCATACGAGGCAGCTGTGATTTCTTTAAAAGCACGCTAA
- a CDS encoding ExeA family protein translates to MFESFYELHRAPFSRDLAVDELYASASQEEMLGRLAYVAERQWFAVLTGDCGTGKTTTIRRLAKELDEARFKLLYLSDSKLTPRHFYKGLLEQLGCESKFYRGDAKRQLHREIELMRGIHRLQPVVVVDEAHLLDREMLEELRFLLNLKMDSQSPMALILVGQSELWDRLGLQAYAAIRQRIDMQCYLPHMDRAEVGAYMKRHLSAAGAEHELFTEAAMDEIYRFSSGAARLVNKLCTHALIYGAQNKHRIVDDHMVKRVIQGELS, encoded by the coding sequence ATGTTTGAGTCCTTCTACGAGTTGCACCGTGCTCCGTTCTCCAGAGATCTTGCGGTAGACGAGTTATATGCGTCTGCGTCGCAGGAAGAAATGCTCGGGCGTCTGGCCTATGTCGCGGAACGCCAGTGGTTTGCCGTGCTCACAGGGGACTGCGGGACCGGGAAAACGACTACGATCCGGCGGTTAGCCAAGGAACTGGACGAGGCGCGCTTTAAGCTACTCTACCTGTCCGATTCGAAACTGACCCCGCGCCACTTCTACAAAGGGCTGCTGGAGCAGCTCGGCTGTGAGTCGAAATTTTACCGGGGGGATGCAAAACGGCAGTTACACCGGGAGATTGAACTCATGCGTGGGATTCACCGGCTACAGCCCGTGGTCGTGGTCGATGAAGCCCATCTGCTGGACCGGGAGATGCTGGAGGAACTGCGATTTCTACTAAATCTGAAAATGGATTCACAGAGTCCGATGGCCCTGATTCTGGTGGGGCAAAGCGAACTGTGGGACCGGCTGGGGCTGCAAGCCTATGCGGCGATCCGCCAGCGAATTGATATGCAGTGTTATCTTCCGCATATGGACCGGGCGGAAGTGGGGGCCTATATGAAGAGGCATCTGAGTGCAGCAGGTGCCGAGCATGAACTGTTTACGGAGGCGGCGATGGATGAAATCTACCGTTTTTCCAGCGGAGCCGCCCGGCTGGTGAACAAGCTCTGTACCCACGCGTTGATCTACGGCGCACAGAACAAGCACCGGATTGTGGACGACCATATGGTAAAGCGCGTGATCCAGGGAGAATTGTCATGA
- a CDS encoding DDE-type integrase/transposase/recombinase, whose protein sequence is MKDQKKAEALAAERMQLLAPLLAEGLDPAKAREMKAQICKQTGLSERTLRRYLASYRSEGFTGLKPKGKGRQPSEEILPTAVLEQAILLRREVPGRSVAQLIQILEWEGRISPGQIKRSTLQERLTACGYSSRHLRMYAESGVAARRFQQRHRNQLWQSDLKYGPYLPLGESGTMKQVYLVVFIDDATRFILHGEFVPVMDQRLVESAFRQAIQKYGVPEAVYFDNGKQYRTQAMTRICSKLGTRLLYAKPYSPESKGKVERFNQIVDSFLSEVALEKPKTLEQLNERFEVWLSECYQHKPHSALPDKQSPETAFRSDKKALRFMDPDTLADAFLHSEKRKVDKSGCISFMNRKYEVGLTVIGCTVEVVYDPADPTELTIEYEGRAPWRVREMEIGQRAGTRPALPEHLGASMTDTSRLLEAAEQRHQQRKQREAPAVTYRRVQAEDGHV, encoded by the coding sequence ATGAAAGACCAAAAGAAAGCCGAAGCCCTCGCCGCAGAGCGGATGCAGCTTCTCGCTCCCCTGCTTGCCGAAGGGCTGGACCCGGCCAAAGCCCGGGAGATGAAAGCGCAGATTTGTAAGCAAACCGGACTCTCCGAACGTACCTTGCGCCGGTATTTGGCGAGTTACCGGAGCGAAGGATTTACCGGCCTGAAGCCCAAAGGCAAAGGGCGGCAGCCCTCCGAAGAGATTCTTCCTACCGCCGTGCTCGAGCAAGCGATTCTCTTGCGCCGGGAGGTCCCCGGCCGCAGCGTCGCACAGCTCATTCAGATTTTAGAATGGGAAGGGCGGATTTCGCCGGGCCAAATTAAGCGTAGTACCCTGCAGGAGAGACTGACTGCCTGTGGCTACAGCTCGCGCCATCTGCGGATGTACGCCGAATCCGGGGTTGCCGCCAGACGCTTCCAGCAGCGCCACCGGAACCAGCTGTGGCAGTCAGACCTCAAATACGGACCGTATTTGCCCCTTGGCGAAAGCGGGACGATGAAACAGGTGTATCTGGTCGTGTTCATTGACGACGCTACAAGGTTTATTCTGCATGGGGAGTTTGTGCCGGTCATGGACCAGCGGCTGGTCGAATCGGCGTTTCGCCAAGCGATCCAGAAGTATGGGGTACCAGAAGCGGTCTATTTTGACAACGGCAAGCAGTACCGTACCCAAGCCATGACCCGGATATGTTCCAAGCTCGGAACCCGGCTGCTCTATGCGAAGCCCTACTCGCCTGAATCCAAAGGCAAGGTCGAACGGTTTAACCAAATCGTCGATTCGTTTCTGAGCGAAGTCGCCTTGGAGAAGCCGAAGACACTCGAGCAGTTGAATGAGCGCTTCGAGGTATGGCTCTCGGAGTGCTACCAGCACAAGCCCCACTCCGCCCTGCCGGACAAGCAAAGCCCGGAAACGGCGTTTCGGAGTGACAAGAAAGCACTGCGGTTCATGGACCCGGATACCTTGGCGGACGCGTTCTTGCATAGTGAAAAGCGGAAGGTCGACAAGTCGGGCTGCATTAGCTTCATGAACCGAAAGTACGAAGTGGGCCTGACGGTCATTGGCTGTACGGTCGAGGTGGTTTATGACCCGGCAGACCCCACGGAACTGACGATTGAGTATGAGGGACGAGCGCCGTGGCGGGTGCGCGAGATGGAAATCGGTCAGCGGGCGGGAACCCGTCCGGCGTTGCCGGAGCACCTGGGCGCATCTATGACCGACACGTCGAGACTGCTGGAGGCGGCAGAGCAGCGACACCAGCAGCGCAAACAGCGGGAAGCACCTGCGGTGACGTACCGCAGAGTGCAGGCGGAGGATGGCCATGTTTGA
- a CDS encoding DUF6431 domain-containing protein, with translation MKRSLVFFVRGAEEVPCPCCTENLEIIGSRERKVRGGGGELRQLVIRRLRCAGCRRIHHELPDLLIPYKRYDSRCIEQAVTEPEASVTACAETSTLRRWKVWFRVLSIYFILVLQALEARMSGLAPGSPEASDHLRMTSAPAFRQQGPGWLARLVRPVANAHLWVHTRFAYLSAPALR, from the coding sequence TTGAAAAGATCCCTGGTGTTTTTCGTCAGGGGTGCGGAGGAGGTGCCCTGCCCGTGCTGCACAGAGAACCTGGAGATTATCGGTAGCCGGGAGCGGAAGGTCCGGGGTGGGGGTGGTGAGCTGCGCCAACTGGTGATTCGCAGACTCCGGTGTGCGGGATGCCGCAGGATTCACCATGAGCTCCCGGATCTACTCATTCCCTATAAACGGTACGATTCCCGTTGTATCGAACAGGCGGTCACGGAGCCGGAGGCGTCCGTGACCGCCTGCGCGGAAACCTCTACGTTACGGCGTTGGAAGGTCTGGTTTCGCGTGCTCTCTATCTACTTCATCCTCGTTCTGCAGGCGCTGGAGGCTCGGATGTCCGGCCTCGCTCCCGGGTCCCCCGAAGCTTCGGATCACCTGCGTATGACCTCCGCCCCCGCCTTTCGTCAGCAAGGACCCGGCTGGCTGGCCAGACTTGTCCGCCCCGTCGCAAACGCTCATTTGTGGGTACATACCCGTTTTGCCTATCTGTCCGCCCCGGCTCTACGGTAG
- a CDS encoding HPr family phosphocarrier protein, which translates to MKTKEIIVHHGGFNVVFAKKLTSAAEQFASQIRIVWEAKNIVSDAKSILGVMALDVAKGTAITLTAEGPDEEQAV; encoded by the coding sequence ATGAAGACAAAGGAAATCATCGTTCATCACGGCGGGTTTAATGTAGTGTTTGCCAAAAAACTGACCTCGGCAGCTGAACAATTTGCTTCCCAAATTCGCATTGTTTGGGAGGCTAAGAATATCGTTTCGGATGCAAAGAGCATCTTGGGGGTCATGGCGCTGGATGTGGCGAAGGGAACGGCGATCACCCTTACAGCGGAAGGACCTGATGAAGAACAGGCCGTTTAA
- a CDS encoding MFS transporter, protein MNFSLSSNFISQGIGGGIFIYYAQYVLHDPNLVGTLMLVGMVPTLVGFALLPPIIKRIGKRNVAMIGCALLILGSLAIVPDPGNLITVCVGNVIRAFGGAATLGTFFAMLADTIEYGEWKTGMRTEGLVYSAGSFGTKAGTGLGAAAVDWGLSLGGYVGGQTTISASDLTSIHVMFIYMPIILSAIQIVILAFYKLDKLYPRIIKDLQAVKSEN, encoded by the coding sequence TTGAACTTTTCACTGTCCAGTAACTTTATAAGCCAAGGAATTGGCGGCGGCATTTTCATTTACTATGCACAATATGTGCTACATGATCCCAATCTAGTTGGAACTCTCATGCTAGTCGGAATGGTTCCAACGCTCGTCGGCTTCGCGTTGCTCCCCCCTATTATCAAGCGGATCGGCAAACGGAATGTAGCGATGATTGGCTGTGCCTTGCTGATCTTGGGGTCACTTGCTATCGTACCCGATCCAGGCAATCTGATTACGGTTTGCGTCGGGAATGTTATCCGAGCATTCGGAGGAGCGGCAACCTTGGGCACCTTTTTCGCCATGCTTGCAGATACAATTGAGTACGGTGAATGGAAAACGGGTATGCGCACGGAAGGGCTCGTATACAGCGCTGGCAGTTTTGGAACGAAAGCGGGCACAGGTTTAGGCGCGGCCGCTGTTGATTGGGGGCTGTCTCTAGGCGGGTATGTCGGAGGACAGACTACAATAAGCGCTTCGGATCTTACGTCAATTCACGTCATGTTTATTTATATGCCCATCATCTTGTCCGCCATCCAGATTGTTATCCTGGCATTCTATAAGCTGGATAAATTGTACCCGAGAATTATCAAGGATTTGCAAGCTGTAAAATCTGAAAATTAA
- a CDS encoding transposase, whose amino-acid sequence MITVIGLMLRSDQLGVTSILRDLSLHPRCYETLIHFFRSSAWSLESLRQTWLQVVRKTAPLMVVHERVVLVGDGMKQAKEGRRMPGVKKLHQESENSSKGEYIFGHLFGAIGVLAGTPTKWFYLPLLMNLQDGVKAIRNWNASAEQEPASHVVQMIDQGFAAAKTFGSALLLLDRYFLSIPALEQWKRSQTSNKACLDLVTKAKTNAIAYEPPAAKKPGRGRPPKKGKKGKLKELFQTRAAEFQTATLLLYGKEESVSFLCLDLLWGQGLYQPLRFVLVLHRGQPSILVSTDLTLEATEIITLYGYRFKIECTFREMKQVIGAFGYRFWSKSMPKLKRYLRKNEGHPLEQVTDEADQKRIRLTLEAIERFVMCSCIATGSVQMIALRFSTRTPGLFWRYLRTPSKAIVSEATVMVYLRKSIFRLLAQSPHLTLTQIIRFKQEKRHMDADLLAS is encoded by the coding sequence GTGATAACCGTCATCGGCCTTATGCTGCGTTCCGATCAGTTGGGCGTAACTTCCATCCTCCGGGATCTTTCGTTGCATCCGCGTTGCTACGAGACCTTGATCCATTTTTTTCGTTCCTCTGCTTGGTCACTGGAATCCCTTCGGCAGACCTGGCTTCAAGTTGTCCGCAAGACAGCTCCCTTGATGGTTGTTCATGAGCGTGTCGTACTCGTCGGAGATGGGATGAAGCAGGCCAAGGAAGGTCGGCGAATGCCTGGTGTGAAGAAATTACATCAGGAATCGGAAAATTCATCCAAAGGCGAATACATCTTCGGCCATCTGTTTGGCGCCATCGGCGTGTTGGCAGGGACGCCAACCAAGTGGTTTTATTTGCCGCTGCTTATGAATCTGCAAGACGGGGTGAAGGCGATTCGGAACTGGAACGCATCCGCCGAACAAGAACCAGCCTCCCATGTCGTGCAAATGATCGATCAGGGCTTTGCCGCTGCAAAGACGTTCGGCAGCGCCTTGCTACTTCTGGACCGCTACTTCCTGTCCATTCCTGCTTTGGAGCAATGGAAGCGGAGCCAGACTTCAAATAAGGCTTGTCTGGATCTCGTCACAAAGGCCAAAACCAACGCCATTGCCTATGAGCCGCCCGCAGCTAAGAAACCGGGCCGGGGCCGCCCGCCAAAGAAGGGCAAGAAGGGCAAGCTGAAAGAGTTGTTTCAAACGCGAGCCGCGGAGTTTCAGACGGCCACCCTGTTACTATATGGCAAAGAAGAATCCGTTTCGTTTTTGTGCCTAGATCTGTTGTGGGGACAAGGCTTGTACCAGCCCTTGCGCTTTGTGCTGGTGCTGCATCGGGGGCAGCCCTCTATTTTGGTGAGCACAGATTTGACGCTTGAAGCAACGGAGATCATCACCCTTTACGGCTATCGGTTCAAAATCGAATGCACCTTCCGGGAAATGAAGCAAGTGATCGGCGCCTTTGGCTATCGCTTCTGGAGCAAATCGATGCCTAAGCTCAAGCGGTATCTGCGTAAGAATGAGGGGCATCCGTTGGAACAGGTGACAGACGAAGCCGACCAGAAACGGATTCGGCTCACGCTAGAAGCCATTGAGAGATTTGTGATGTGCAGTTGCATCGCGACAGGCTCGGTCCAGATGATCGCGTTGCGGTTTTCTACGCGTACGCCGGGCTTGTTTTGGCGCTACCTCCGAACGCCTTCAAAAGCGATCGTCTCCGAGGCCACCGTTATGGTCTATCTGCGTAAATCGATTTTTCGCCTGTTAGCCCAAAGCCCGCACCTAACCCTAACCCAAATTATTCGTTTCAAGCAGGAAAAACGCCATATGGACGCGGATTTGCTGGCTTCTTAA
- a CDS encoding glycosyltransferase, with amino-acid sequence MVIIVQIAPNIIPLPGSGGLERVVYNLSDALVDMGHEVYVYALAASRSRAVVIPYGHRYETDSIKDFVLDTIPDNTDIIHDHTHDLLFGQEDLNIPTVSTIHTEWSLHLPVKHPVYVSRTKLKQSPNRYKGFYVHNGIDLNEYKFSERKDDYVLFLGRIDWEKGVHTAIDVAEMTGVRTIIAGPAWDGDLFNQILPRINNSPNIEYVNEVHGKEKQELLRHAKWLMFPTACEEQFGLVMIEAMACGTPVAAFPRGAVPEVLSGFPQFLCESAEDMAKMIMGDASVHPQQLRQYVASRFTKEKMAERYLKIYEKVIGHSHNL; translated from the coding sequence ATGGTGATCATTGTTCAGATCGCTCCGAACATCATTCCTCTTCCCGGCAGCGGAGGTCTCGAAAGGGTCGTTTACAATTTATCGGATGCGCTTGTCGATATGGGACATGAAGTCTATGTGTATGCTCTCGCAGCGAGCCGAAGCCGTGCTGTCGTCATTCCGTACGGACACCGGTATGAAACGGACAGCATCAAGGATTTCGTTCTTGATACGATTCCGGACAATACCGATATCATACACGACCATACCCATGATCTCCTGTTTGGACAGGAAGACCTAAACATTCCAACGGTCTCCACGATTCACACGGAATGGTCGCTTCATCTCCCGGTAAAGCATCCTGTATATGTGAGCCGTACGAAGCTTAAACAGTCTCCTAACCGGTATAAAGGATTTTATGTACACAATGGAATTGACCTAAACGAGTATAAATTTAGTGAGCGCAAAGACGATTATGTGCTGTTTCTAGGACGGATTGATTGGGAAAAAGGCGTGCATACTGCGATCGATGTGGCCGAAATGACAGGTGTAAGAACGATCATAGCAGGTCCCGCCTGGGACGGAGACCTGTTTAATCAGATCCTTCCACGAATTAATAACAGTCCTAACATCGAATATGTCAATGAAGTCCATGGAAAGGAAAAGCAAGAATTACTGCGGCATGCCAAATGGCTTATGTTCCCGACCGCTTGCGAAGAGCAATTTGGACTGGTGATGATTGAAGCGATGGCCTGCGGAACGCCTGTTGCCGCATTCCCAAGAGGGGCTGTCCCGGAAGTATTATCAGGATTTCCCCAATTCTTGTGTGAAAGCGCGGAGGATATGGCGAAGATGATTATGGGTGATGCATCCGTCCATCCCCAGCAGCTTCGTCAGTATGTCGCTAGCCGATTTACAAAAGAAAAGATGGCTGAGCGTTACTTGAAAATCTACGAGAAGGTTATTGGACACAGTCATAATCTGTAA
- a CDS encoding PIG-L deacetylase family protein: MSAYSEADKLMIVAHPDDESIFGGGALIQESGWKVICLTNESNETRSREFQEAMNFVGAEFEIWDFPDEYNGEFDEEEVGDALRDVLDSGDFHKVVTHNLEGEYGHSQHRSLSRILHSMDLDNLYVFERADDPLPYHILQMKLQLLQHYKSQMYVIEQLMPFIVNERLI, translated from the coding sequence ATGTCAGCCTATTCGGAAGCAGATAAGCTAATGATCGTCGCTCATCCTGACGATGAAAGCATATTTGGAGGCGGAGCCTTAATCCAGGAGTCAGGCTGGAAAGTCATTTGCTTAACCAACGAAAGCAACGAGACTCGTTCCAGGGAATTCCAGGAAGCAATGAATTTCGTTGGCGCCGAGTTCGAAATATGGGATTTCCCGGACGAATACAATGGAGAGTTTGATGAAGAAGAAGTGGGAGACGCTTTAAGAGACGTATTAGATTCCGGAGATTTCCATAAAGTTGTCACTCATAATCTGGAAGGGGAATACGGGCATAGCCAGCACCGGTCGTTGTCCCGTATTTTGCACAGCATGGATTTAGATAATCTGTATGTATTTGAAAGAGCGGATGATCCGCTTCCATATCATATATTGCAGATGAAACTCCAATTATTGCAGCACTATAAAAGCCAAATGTATGTAATTGAACAACTGATGCCATTCATCGTGAATGAGCGGTTAATTTAG
- a CDS encoding glycosyltransferase: protein MKKKVEDRSKKRTVKKRIYTQKPIVQYVVNTQPPKQVVWLNKDESNYSMESRYSVRDLRILMVLDQFNIGGTETHVLTCVRELLRNGIHVVVAAKRGEMCDAFAALGCPVYEINFVTNEYIVNDADEQKIISQLKQIMNTEGITVVHIHQIPSGSFAAKAADQLCIPRLWTLHMLLPFTFHEFELIKSSAAVVCVSPSIVKQLPVKEMPVQLIPNGIDTIQFNYRSLIQSDLREELGIPKGAPVIMYTGRLSWEKADICRDIIEACRRLKAEHYPNLNILVTGEGRHSESIKSLVDVIHKEMNGKFIHLLGNTLNMSSYYSICDVFVGTGRAALEALACCRPVVAVGVKGFVGLVHPGNYRAAWETWFGDHHADEGWTVEKLKADIKRALDMPVQEKMETGWVNRNLVKEQFNFTRTTDMLINVYTNILKDRYAPYEVE, encoded by the coding sequence TTGAAAAAAAAGGTAGAGGATCGCAGCAAGAAACGCACGGTTAAGAAACGCATATACACCCAAAAGCCGATTGTACAATACGTCGTGAACACCCAACCGCCCAAGCAAGTGGTCTGGCTTAATAAAGATGAATCGAATTACAGCATGGAATCGCGATATTCAGTTAGAGACCTGCGCATTTTAATGGTGCTGGACCAATTTAACATCGGCGGAACCGAAACGCACGTTCTGACATGCGTACGGGAATTGCTTAGAAACGGTATTCACGTCGTTGTAGCCGCGAAACGCGGGGAAATGTGTGATGCATTCGCCGCATTAGGCTGTCCCGTATATGAGATTAACTTCGTTACGAACGAATATATAGTTAATGATGCCGATGAGCAGAAGATTATCTCCCAATTAAAACAAATCATGAATACGGAAGGAATTACAGTCGTTCACATTCATCAAATCCCTTCCGGTTCTTTTGCCGCAAAAGCCGCAGATCAATTGTGCATCCCCCGCTTATGGACGCTCCACATGTTACTCCCATTTACATTCCATGAATTCGAGCTGATCAAAAGCAGCGCGGCGGTTGTCTGCGTTAGCCCATCCATAGTGAAACAACTGCCGGTAAAAGAGATGCCTGTCCAATTGATTCCTAACGGAATTGATACCATACAGTTCAATTACCGCTCCCTTATTCAGAGTGACTTGCGCGAAGAACTGGGAATTCCAAAAGGCGCGCCCGTTATTATGTACACCGGCAGATTGTCTTGGGAAAAAGCGGACATTTGCAGAGACATTATAGAAGCTTGCAGACGGTTAAAGGCTGAACACTACCCTAACCTGAACATCCTCGTGACCGGCGAAGGGCGGCATAGTGAGAGTATTAAATCACTGGTTGATGTGATCCATAAAGAAATGAATGGAAAATTCATTCATTTGCTGGGAAATACTCTCAATATGTCTTCCTATTATTCTATTTGCGATGTCTTTGTTGGCACCGGGAGAGCCGCCCTAGAGGCTCTGGCCTGCTGTCGTCCTGTGGTCGCTGTTGGTGTGAAGGGCTTTGTCGGACTGGTGCATCCAGGTAATTACCGGGCAGCATGGGAGACATGGTTCGGTGACCATCATGCCGATGAAGGCTGGACAGTAGAGAAGTTAAAAGCAGATATTAAGCGAGCGCTGGATATGCCGGTTCAAGAAAAGATGGAAACAGGCTGGGTAAACCGAAATCTGGTAAAGGAACAATTCAACTTCACCCGTACTACAGATATGCTGATAAACGTATATACCAACATTCTAAAAGACCGTTATGCCCCCTACGAGGTGGAGTGA